Proteins from one Gammaproteobacteria bacterium genomic window:
- a CDS encoding alpha/beta hydrolase: protein MGGAVGSPAAATVYRQPKFAVEMVSDITYALGQVHESWRGRVSGTKDLMLDAYRPVGAVGRLPVVTFVHGGGFRDGDKTDGAAKYFGDYFASRGFLVISVNYRLMDEYGTVPEAIAQYVNGMALSDYKKNQHKAMYPAVRDVKAALRWLANQATTWQVDLTRVAIIGNSAGAIIGIAVGATDPDDFATELSLAEDPTLSSTHQAQSLPRIRAVVDFWGSGDAVDLYEGAYQTTRWRATKAPLMIVHGTDDATIAYDEALYLQQRYQQSGAPYQFCALAGMGHGAWDGVCDGKTLDVLALEFIAKHLQLTVVEH, encoded by the coding sequence GTGGGCGGCGCAGTCGGCTCGCCCGCGGCTGCTACCGTGTATCGGCAACCCAAATTCGCCGTCGAGATGGTGTCTGACATCACCTACGCTTTGGGACAAGTCCACGAAAGCTGGCGTGGACGGGTGTCCGGGACAAAAGACTTGATGCTGGACGCCTATCGACCTGTCGGGGCTGTCGGTCGTTTGCCCGTTGTGACTTTTGTCCATGGCGGGGGCTTTCGTGATGGCGACAAGACTGATGGCGCCGCAAAATATTTTGGCGATTATTTTGCTTCCCGAGGCTTCCTTGTCATCAGTGTGAATTATCGGTTGATGGATGAATATGGCACCGTGCCTGAAGCGATAGCGCAATACGTCAACGGGATGGCACTGTCTGACTACAAAAAGAATCAGCATAAAGCAATGTATCCCGCGGTGCGTGACGTCAAGGCGGCACTCAGATGGTTGGCAAACCAAGCAACCACCTGGCAGGTCGATCTGACACGGGTGGCGATCATTGGCAATTCCGCTGGCGCCATTATCGGGATTGCGGTGGGCGCAACCGATCCCGATGATTTTGCTACGGAATTGTCTCTTGCCGAAGATCCGACACTGAGCAGCACACATCAAGCTCAATCGCTTCCAAGAATTCGTGCTGTGGTCGATTTCTGGGGCAGCGGTGATGCGGTAGATCTCTACGAGGGGGCTTACCAGACAACACGCTGGCGCGCGACTAAAGCGCCTTTAATGATCGTCCATGGCACCGACGATGCCACCATTGCCTATGACGAGGCCCTGTATTTGCAGCAACGCTATCAGCAGTCTGGTGCCCCTTATCAGTTTTGTGCGTTGGCGGGTATGGGTCATGGCGCATGGGATGGGGTGTGTGACGGTAAAACACTGGATGTGCTGGCACTGGAATTTATTGCCAAACATTTGCAATTAACCGTCGTCGAGCACTGA